The sequence below is a genomic window from Nitrospira sp..
TCGACTGCCCGGAATAGACGGCACGCCCTGCACGACCAGGGAGTCCGTGCCTGCACTGCGCCACACACAACCGAAGGAGAACTGCCATGCGAGTGATCGTGATCGGAGGAACAGGAACCATCGGAACAGCCGTCGTGAAGCTCCTCTCGACACGTCATGACGTGGTGACGGTGGGACACACACGCGGGACGTTTCACGTCGATCTGGCCGCGCCGGATTCTATCACCAGCCTGTTCAAAGCGGTCGGCACCTGTGATGCCGTGGTGAGCACCGCCGGCATCGCCAAGTTCGCGAGTCTGGACGACCTGACCTATGACGACTACTTCATCGGCCTGAAGAACAAACTGATGGGGCAGGCCAATCTGATCCGCATCGGCAAACCGTTCGTGACCAACCATGGCTCCTTCACGCTCACCAGCGGCGTGCTCAGCCAGGAACCCATGAAAGGCAGCTGCGCCATCAGCATGGCCAATGCCGGATTGGAAGGATTTGTCCGCGCCGCCGCCATCGATTTACCACGCGGCCAGCGCGTGAATGTCGTCAGCCCGCCTTGGGTCACGGAAACACTGATTGCCAGAGGAATGGATCCATCCATCGGCATTCCCGCGGATCAAGTGGCGCAGGCCTATCTGGCCAGCGTGGAAGGCACCATGACGGGACAGACATTGGATCCGAGGAAAGTCGCCGCCTAGCAATCGTCTGCCGATGACCCTGCCGTAACATGAAATGCGCCCAGCGGATAGGCGTGGCCGTTCACGAGCAGCTCAATCCGGTGCAGGCCAGGGTAGTGCGTGCGAGTGGTCAATTGCGTCAGCGCCAACGTCTTGCT
It includes:
- a CDS encoding short chain dehydrogenase, with translation MRVIVIGGTGTIGTAVVKLLSTRHDVVTVGHTRGTFHVDLAAPDSITSLFKAVGTCDAVVSTAGIAKFASLDDLTYDDYFIGLKNKLMGQANLIRIGKPFVTNHGSFTLTSGVLSQEPMKGSCAISMANAGLEGFVRAAAIDLPRGQRVNVVSPPWVTETLIARGMDPSIGIPADQVAQAYLASVEGTMTGQTLDPRKVAA